One Nocardia iowensis DNA window includes the following coding sequences:
- a CDS encoding helix-turn-helix transcriptional regulator — translation MVSPDGPAAPRWIAPEIAQRYGRALATVQKVWMVKPGWPAPVGRRGHWNEYLASDVEAAIGPPPAPAQTPGDPDELLTIAQIAAYTGKARGTIAAYVSRGQYPAPDEDENGVKRWRRATVDADLAARRKYLRPKS, via the coding sequence ATGGTAAGCCCAGACGGTCCCGCCGCGCCACGGTGGATCGCGCCCGAAATCGCCCAGCGCTACGGTCGCGCCCTGGCCACGGTGCAGAAGGTGTGGATGGTCAAGCCCGGCTGGCCCGCGCCGGTCGGGCGACGCGGTCACTGGAACGAGTACCTCGCCAGCGACGTCGAAGCCGCGATCGGCCCACCACCGGCCCCCGCCCAGACACCCGGCGACCCGGACGAGCTGCTGACCATCGCCCAGATCGCCGCCTACACCGGCAAGGCCCGAGGCACGATCGCCGCCTACGTCTCACGGGGCCAGTACCCCGCCCCGGACGAGGACGAGAACGGGGTCAAGCGCTGGCGTCGCGCCACCGTCGACGCCGACCTCGCCGCACGCCGGAAGTATCTACGGCCGAAGTCATGA
- a CDS encoding tyrosine-type recombinase/integrase, with product MPSIRERTTKRGPSYFQVLFRHNKRQCSERFDTLDEAERWQAVLNLYGPAEALNFLYAEAEKADDAAAVPTIHDAFTEIIDSMTGVEPGTRHRYRRVLVNDIEPFFGAKSPVTVFCETVIGRWINHLAENIGNAAKTIANKHGVLFGILKKLARRGVITSNPCEQTELPRVVRAEMDHLEPEEFAALLRALPERWRLLVEFLVASGARWGEVTALRVRDINRAALTARIHKAWKYTGGKRRLGAPKTRKSTRTINLPGGLVAKLPLDGRDLDEWLFCTIDGEPLSISHFYKDVWVPTRDALSLAANDPLGGKRPRIHDMRHTCAAWMLSAGVPIHVVQAHLGHESIKTTVDTYGHLDRRAAADAAAVIGAKLAPQPNQPAPLPPELTPLPPTLAKVISLPAPVYDTPAFAKAA from the coding sequence ATGCCCAGCATCCGCGAACGCACGACCAAGCGCGGCCCCTCGTATTTCCAAGTCCTGTTCCGGCACAACAAACGTCAGTGCTCCGAACGCTTCGACACTCTCGACGAGGCCGAGCGCTGGCAGGCGGTCCTCAATCTCTACGGTCCGGCCGAAGCGCTGAACTTCCTCTACGCCGAAGCCGAGAAGGCCGACGACGCGGCGGCGGTGCCGACCATCCACGACGCCTTCACCGAGATCATCGACAGCATGACCGGGGTGGAGCCGGGTACCCGGCACCGCTATCGGCGGGTGCTGGTCAACGACATCGAGCCGTTCTTCGGAGCCAAGTCCCCGGTGACGGTGTTCTGCGAGACGGTGATCGGCCGGTGGATCAACCACCTTGCCGAGAACATCGGCAACGCCGCGAAAACCATTGCGAACAAACACGGTGTGCTGTTCGGCATCCTCAAGAAACTCGCCCGCCGGGGAGTGATCACGTCCAACCCGTGCGAGCAAACCGAGCTGCCGCGCGTGGTGCGCGCGGAGATGGACCACCTCGAACCCGAGGAGTTCGCCGCACTACTGCGCGCGCTACCCGAGCGGTGGCGACTACTCGTGGAGTTCCTGGTGGCCTCGGGCGCGCGCTGGGGCGAGGTGACCGCCCTGCGCGTGCGCGACATCAACCGCGCGGCACTGACCGCGCGAATTCACAAGGCGTGGAAGTACACCGGCGGCAAACGCCGTCTGGGCGCGCCGAAGACCCGCAAGTCCACCCGCACGATCAATCTGCCCGGCGGTCTGGTCGCCAAGCTCCCGCTCGACGGGCGCGACCTCGACGAGTGGCTGTTCTGCACCATCGACGGTGAGCCGTTGAGCATCTCGCACTTCTACAAGGACGTGTGGGTACCCACCCGCGACGCGCTCTCCCTCGCGGCGAACGACCCGCTGGGTGGCAAGCGGCCTCGCATCCATGACATGCGCCACACCTGCGCGGCGTGGATGCTCTCGGCCGGAGTGCCGATCCACGTGGTGCAGGCCCATCTCGGGCACGAGTCGATCAAGACCACCGTGGACACCTACGGTCACCTCGACCGCCGGGCCGCCGCCGACGCGGCGGCGGTGATCGGCGCGAAACTCGCACCGCAACCCAACCAGCCCGCACCGCTGCCGCCCGAGCTCACACCGCTGCCGCCCACCCTGGCGAAGGTGATCTCGCTGCCCGCTCCGGTCTATGACACCCCGGCGTTCGCGAAGGCGGCGTGA
- a CDS encoding aminotransferase class I/II-fold pyridoxal phosphate-dependent enzyme, translated as MPRQTQIGLMSHEELVSEHETQNANYATLKTEKLTLDLTRGKPSPEQLDLSAELLSLPGDGDYRDGTGTDCRNYGGLHGLPELRAIFGELLGIPVDNLLAGNNASLELMHDVLAFAMLYGTNDSERRWAAEDKLKFLCPSPGYDRHFSITEVLGFEMIPVPMHHDGPDTRAIAALIANDPQIKGLWAVPNYSNPSGVTFSEDVVRELVSMPAAAPDFRLIWDNAYAVHPLTDTAAPVIDVLGLAAAAGNPNRPLVFASTSKITFAGSGVSFLGGSTANLDWYLGHASKKSIGPDKINQLRHLRFFKNADGVRAHMQKHRAILEPKFALVLRILEDRLGASKVASWTEPKGGYFISLDVLEGTAGRVIALAKDAGIALTAAGSAFPYRNDPEDKNIRIAPSFPKLPELEKAMDGLATCVLLAATEKLLDK; from the coding sequence ATGCCCCGGCAAACGCAGATCGGTTTGATGAGCCACGAGGAACTCGTGTCCGAGCACGAGACTCAGAACGCGAACTACGCGACGCTCAAGACCGAGAAGCTCACGCTGGACCTGACGCGAGGGAAACCCTCTCCGGAACAACTCGACCTGTCCGCCGAACTGCTTTCGCTGCCCGGCGACGGTGACTACCGGGACGGCACCGGCACCGATTGCCGCAATTACGGCGGCCTGCACGGACTTCCGGAACTGCGGGCGATCTTCGGTGAGCTGCTCGGCATCCCGGTGGACAACCTGCTGGCGGGTAACAATGCCAGCCTCGAACTCATGCACGACGTGCTCGCCTTCGCGATGCTGTACGGCACCAACGACTCCGAGCGCCGGTGGGCCGCCGAGGACAAGCTGAAGTTCCTGTGCCCGAGCCCCGGCTACGACCGGCATTTCTCGATCACCGAGGTGCTCGGCTTCGAGATGATTCCGGTCCCGATGCACCACGACGGCCCGGACACGCGCGCCATCGCCGCGTTGATCGCGAACGATCCGCAGATCAAGGGTCTGTGGGCGGTACCGAACTATTCCAACCCGTCCGGCGTCACGTTCTCCGAAGATGTTGTCCGGGAACTGGTTTCTATGCCCGCCGCGGCACCGGACTTCCGCCTGATCTGGGACAACGCCTACGCCGTTCATCCCCTGACCGACACGGCGGCCCCCGTTATCGACGTGCTCGGCCTGGCCGCCGCGGCCGGAAACCCCAACCGCCCCTTGGTGTTCGCCTCCACCTCGAAGATTACCTTCGCGGGCTCGGGCGTCAGCTTCCTCGGCGGCTCCACCGCGAACCTGGACTGGTACCTCGGGCACGCGTCGAAGAAGAGCATCGGCCCGGACAAAATCAACCAGCTGCGCCATCTGCGCTTCTTCAAGAACGCCGACGGCGTGCGCGCGCACATGCAGAAGCACCGCGCCATCCTGGAACCGAAATTCGCACTGGTGCTGCGCATCCTGGAGGACCGGCTTGGCGCGTCCAAGGTCGCGTCCTGGACGGAGCCCAAGGGCGGCTACTTCATCAGCCTGGATGTCCTGGAGGGCACGGCGGGACGGGTGATCGCGCTGGCCAAGGACGCGGGAATCGCGCTCACCGCAGCTGGCTCGGCGTTCCCGTACCGGAATGACCCGGAGGACAAGAACATTCGGATCGCGCCCAGCTTCCCGAAGCTGCCCGAACTGGAGAAGGCGATGGACGGCCTGGCCACCTGCGTGCTGCTCGCGGCCACCGAGAAGCTGCTCGACAAGTAG
- a CDS encoding methyltransferase domain-containing protein, producing the protein MNTYTLRPDRFDRAGQDQLVDVRDLQAALPGIRRLREWAHAALALQPGERAVDIGSGTGTEVMAFADAVGPDGVAVGVEPDPNLLASAERRAAQTGSTAKFHSGDAYGLPFGANSFDAALCERVFQHLTAPARAANEIARVLRPGGRVVVMDSDWGTAIVHPGERQVVREVVDTLISATTNPFSGRKLPGQLTKAGLVIDEIGSHALVQDRTVGVGSLVTRISAMAVARGVITEEQRAQLVEDLEAGAASGDIHLSVTMFAVLAHKPN; encoded by the coding sequence GTGAACACCTATACATTGCGCCCGGATCGGTTCGACCGAGCAGGCCAGGATCAACTCGTCGACGTTCGCGACCTACAGGCCGCGTTGCCCGGCATCCGCCGGTTGCGCGAATGGGCGCACGCCGCGCTCGCACTGCAGCCGGGCGAACGCGCGGTGGACATCGGCTCCGGCACCGGCACGGAGGTGATGGCCTTCGCGGACGCGGTCGGCCCGGACGGAGTGGCGGTGGGCGTCGAACCCGACCCGAACCTGCTCGCCTCCGCGGAACGCCGTGCCGCGCAGACCGGTTCGACCGCCAAGTTCCATTCCGGCGACGCCTACGGCCTGCCGTTCGGCGCGAACAGTTTCGATGCCGCGTTGTGCGAGCGAGTGTTCCAGCATCTGACCGCGCCCGCCCGCGCCGCCAACGAGATCGCGCGCGTGCTGCGCCCCGGCGGCCGCGTCGTGGTGATGGACAGCGACTGGGGCACGGCCATCGTGCACCCCGGCGAGCGGCAGGTGGTTCGCGAGGTGGTCGACACGCTGATCTCCGCGACCACCAACCCGTTCTCCGGCCGCAAGCTGCCCGGCCAACTGACCAAGGCGGGCTTGGTGATCGATGAGATCGGCTCACACGCGCTGGTGCAGGATCGCACCGTCGGCGTCGGCTCGCTGGTCACCCGCATTTCGGCGATGGCGGTGGCGCGCGGCGTGATCACCGAGGAGCAGCGCGCTCAGCTGGTCGAGGACCTGGAAGCAGGCGCGGCCAGCGGCGATATCCACCTCTCGGTGACGATGTTCGCCGTGTTGGCGCACAAACCGAACTGA
- a CDS encoding phosphatase PAP2 family protein produces MTETALVRARAARVLTELGAPWMINIVTSVIAGFLVDAPRWGLFIATISGVLPMIVILLGVRRGIASDHHVTEIRDRHWVIPAILAIVCVGLAIEIARGAPRELIAWTIAALVVLVGIGIVTVVGGWKVSVHTAVGAGTTVLLAMISSLWFLLALPLTALVGWSRVWLGDHTRAQVIVGAFLGAALAAAAYQLAA; encoded by the coding sequence GTGACGGAGACAGCGTTGGTGCGGGCACGGGCCGCGCGGGTGCTCACCGAACTCGGCGCACCGTGGATGATCAACATCGTCACCTCGGTGATCGCCGGGTTCCTGGTGGACGCGCCGAGGTGGGGGCTGTTCATCGCGACGATCTCCGGGGTGCTTCCGATGATCGTCATCCTGCTCGGTGTGCGGCGCGGCATCGCGAGCGATCACCACGTGACGGAAATCCGCGACCGCCATTGGGTGATACCGGCGATCCTGGCCATCGTGTGCGTCGGCCTCGCCATCGAGATCGCCCGAGGCGCGCCACGCGAACTGATCGCCTGGACCATCGCCGCCCTGGTTGTGCTGGTCGGGATCGGCATCGTGACCGTAGTAGGCGGCTGGAAGGTCAGCGTCCACACCGCGGTCGGCGCGGGCACGACGGTCCTGCTGGCAATGATCTCGTCCCTCTGGTTCCTGCTCGCGCTACCGCTGACCGCACTGGTCGGCTGGTCTCGGGTATGGCTGGGCGACCACACCCGTGCCCAGGTGATCGTCGGCGCTTTCCTCGGCGCGGCACTCGCCGCAGCCGCGTACCAACTCGCCGCCTAG
- a CDS encoding HhH-GPD-type base excision DNA repair protein, producing MSRKLCLAQDVEADELLTEDHFATLLGMLLDQQYPMEHAFRGPKKIADRMGGFDIHRIAEADPQEFEDLCATPPAIHRYGRSMARRAQELARYIIENYDGKTENLWKKDKPDGKEVLRRLKALPGFGEQKAKIFLSLLGKQRGVQPVGWREAAGAYGDEGSRRSVADVTDAESLAQVREFKKQAKAAAKQG from the coding sequence ATGAGTCGCAAGCTTTGCCTGGCGCAGGACGTCGAGGCAGACGAGCTGTTAACCGAGGACCACTTCGCCACTCTGCTCGGCATGCTGCTCGACCAGCAGTATCCGATGGAACACGCCTTCCGCGGCCCGAAAAAGATCGCCGACCGCATGGGTGGTTTCGACATCCACCGCATAGCCGAGGCCGACCCCCAAGAATTCGAAGACCTCTGCGCCACACCACCCGCCATCCACCGCTACGGTCGATCGATGGCGCGACGCGCCCAGGAACTCGCGCGCTACATCATCGAGAACTACGACGGCAAAACCGAGAACCTGTGGAAGAAAGACAAGCCCGACGGCAAAGAGGTGCTCCGCCGCTTGAAGGCCCTGCCAGGATTCGGCGAGCAGAAGGCAAAAATCTTCCTTTCGCTGCTCGGTAAACAGCGCGGCGTACAACCGGTGGGTTGGCGGGAAGCCGCGGGCGCCTACGGTGACGAAGGCTCCCGCCGTTCAGTCGCCGACGTAACCGATGCCGAATCGCTGGCACAGGTCAGGGAATTCAAGAAGCAGGCGAAGGCGGCGGCCAAACAGGGGTAA
- a CDS encoding neutral zinc metallopeptidase: MPYGPPGRPPYPPRRRSGGGGAWIAVLVVVVFLVAGGLVRNAISTGNDDSDASGPAPSLTFAPDGSSGPAETAANPLLVDPNATLVPARCAYSPWGTQVDAARKFFESAAGCLEAAWKPVMQKAKLPFQPPALNVSATTTGITTPCTGSTSNFAAFYCPANKTIYMPISQLQTDFFRDNWVVYLSVFAHEYGHHIQAMSGILRKANSERADAGPRSSRGLELSRRVELQANCFDGMYLASSSGGGSLTDAQLNLARKDAYGRGDQAGDMRDHGTSENGGLWFETGLDKNRAAHCNTFTAAPGAVS; encoded by the coding sequence ATGCCGTATGGCCCGCCCGGCCGTCCGCCGTACCCGCCGCGCCGCCGGTCCGGTGGTGGCGGTGCGTGGATCGCGGTGCTGGTCGTAGTGGTCTTCCTGGTCGCGGGTGGCTTGGTGCGCAACGCGATATCGACCGGCAACGACGACAGCGACGCATCCGGCCCGGCGCCGAGTCTCACCTTCGCCCCCGATGGTTCATCCGGCCCGGCCGAGACCGCGGCCAACCCGCTGCTGGTCGACCCGAACGCCACCCTCGTCCCCGCGCGCTGCGCGTACTCCCCGTGGGGTACCCAGGTGGACGCCGCGCGCAAGTTCTTCGAAAGTGCGGCGGGCTGCCTGGAGGCGGCGTGGAAACCAGTGATGCAGAAGGCGAAGCTGCCGTTCCAGCCACCCGCGTTGAACGTCAGCGCGACCACCACCGGCATCACTACGCCCTGCACCGGTTCCACCAGCAACTTCGCCGCCTTCTACTGCCCGGCGAACAAAACCATCTACATGCCGATCAGCCAGTTGCAAACCGACTTCTTCAGAGACAACTGGGTCGTCTACCTGTCCGTCTTCGCGCACGAATACGGCCACCACATCCAAGCCATGTCCGGCATCCTGCGCAAAGCCAACAGCGAGCGCGCCGACGCGGGCCCGCGCAGCAGTCGCGGCCTCGAACTCTCCCGCCGAGTCGAGTTGCAGGCCAACTGCTTCGACGGTATGTACCTGGCCTCGTCGTCCGGCGGCGGCTCGCTCACCGACGCCCAGCTCAACCTGGCCCGCAAAGACGCCTACGGCCGCGGTGACCAAGCGGGCGACATGCGCGACCACGGCACCTCCGAAAACGGCGGTCTGTGGTTCGAGACCGGTCTCGACAAAAACCGTGCCGCCCACTGCAACACCTTCACCGCCGCACCCGGCGCCGTGAGTTAA
- a CDS encoding DUF2207 family protein — MLTFRGGAVGALLLATAGLLATAPIAHPQPAPSGVTITADLKLSREGVLEVVEQIAVPADGTFRMSLPLRLKVGDDAERFFKVTDVDTKGAGTATVANDQFTIEANPGESTFTYSVHNLVSDAPGSQVFNWLGVMGADIASISATLISPSFEMGIVDCKLGPPGNTRPCADVKTEVDGVLHLEQTDLRKGDAIDLTLQLPPGTVPSNADVRDGSDSGPFAITTPVLIAFGVLLLALAGLVAFVLRARRQNAAAGTGSATIDPLVRDGERVQFTSPDGVLPGEAGLLLDGYVDPVDIAATVVDLAVRRYLWVTPLGDTDWRITRVNAPDDQLRDYEKAIYQALLPDGTDAVTITELRAPGRVQSGPVRTALVADAVARGTFHNRRRPGLAIWLGGALIVAGVAATIALALTSGHALVGVAIALAGLATVLLPKYLPVRTTHGLALTGQLRALQRGLESTRREQVPPLDQETVFSRALPFMVIGGRADNWIRAFRDLNPSADSQPGLYWFGGFDRDRNLQRFAAHFPFFITALEGLFATAGDPHR, encoded by the coding sequence ATGCTGACTTTTCGGGGGGGCGCCGTAGGCGCGCTGCTGCTCGCCACCGCGGGATTGCTCGCGACCGCCCCGATCGCCCATCCCCAGCCCGCACCGAGCGGCGTGACCATCACCGCCGATCTGAAGCTGAGTCGCGAGGGGGTGCTCGAGGTCGTCGAACAGATCGCGGTGCCCGCCGACGGCACGTTCCGGATGTCACTGCCGTTGCGGCTCAAAGTGGGTGACGACGCCGAGCGGTTCTTCAAGGTCACCGATGTCGATACCAAGGGCGCGGGCACCGCGACGGTGGCGAACGATCAATTCACCATCGAGGCCAACCCCGGCGAGTCGACGTTCACCTATTCGGTGCACAACCTGGTCAGCGACGCACCGGGCAGCCAGGTGTTCAACTGGCTGGGCGTGATGGGCGCCGACATCGCGTCGATCAGCGCCACCTTGATCAGCCCGAGCTTCGAAATGGGCATCGTGGACTGCAAACTCGGCCCACCCGGCAACACCAGGCCATGCGCCGACGTGAAGACCGAGGTCGATGGTGTGCTCCATCTGGAGCAGACCGATCTGCGCAAGGGCGACGCCATCGATCTCACTTTGCAACTGCCGCCGGGCACTGTGCCGAGCAATGCCGATGTGCGCGATGGCAGCGATTCCGGGCCGTTCGCGATCACCACGCCGGTCCTCATCGCGTTCGGCGTGCTGCTGCTCGCGCTCGCCGGTCTGGTCGCCTTCGTGCTGCGCGCACGCCGCCAGAATGCCGCTGCCGGAACCGGATCGGCGACGATCGACCCACTGGTGCGCGACGGTGAGCGAGTGCAGTTCACCTCGCCGGACGGCGTGCTGCCCGGCGAGGCAGGCCTGCTGCTCGACGGATATGTGGACCCGGTCGACATCGCCGCCACGGTGGTGGATCTCGCCGTGCGCCGGTACCTCTGGGTGACGCCGCTCGGCGATACCGACTGGCGGATCACCCGGGTCAATGCCCCCGACGACCAGCTACGTGACTACGAAAAGGCCATCTATCAGGCACTATTGCCCGACGGCACCGACGCGGTCACCATCACCGAACTGCGCGCACCGGGACGGGTGCAGTCCGGGCCGGTGCGGACCGCGCTGGTCGCCGACGCGGTCGCCCGCGGCACTTTCCACAATCGCCGCCGTCCCGGCCTGGCGATCTGGCTGGGTGGCGCGTTGATCGTCGCCGGTGTCGCCGCGACGATCGCACTCGCCCTCACCTCGGGTCACGCGCTGGTCGGCGTCGCCATCGCACTCGCGGGTCTCGCTACCGTGCTGCTGCCGAAGTACCTGCCCGTCCGAACCACCCACGGTCTCGCCTTGACCGGGCAGCTCCGCGCCCTCCAGCGCGGCCTGGAATCGACACGGCGCGAACAGGTCCCGCCGCTCGACCAGGAGACCGTGTTCTCCCGCGCGCTGCCGTTCATGGTGATCGGCGGCCGTGCCGACAACTGGATTCGCGCTTTCCGTGACCTGAACCCGTCCGCCGACTCCCAGCCGGGCCTCTACTGGTTCGGCGGCTTTGATCGGGACCGCAACCTGCAACGGTTCGCAGCCCACTTCCCGTTCTTCATTACCGCGCTGGAAGGACTCTTCGCCACCGCGGGCGATCCCCACCGCTAG